From the Accumulibacter sp. genome, one window contains:
- a CDS encoding complex I NDUFA9 subunit family protein, translated as MDLANVLLIGGSGFVGGWIASRLSESGVRVTIPTRHRENTKKLITLPTVEMVEADVHEPATLVQLMRGQDAVINLVGILHDGDSRLPYGKGFAAAHVELPRKIVAAMPQAGVRRLLHMSALQAALGAPSEYLRSKGDGEMLVRAAKEQIDVTIFRPSVIFGPGDAFLNMFASLVRLLPVLPLGGGSARFQPVYVGDVAAAFVDSLGDRTTIGRSYDLCGPKVYSLRELVDYTAHLVGRSPWIIDLGTGGWAYLQAGVMWLLPKPPLSPDNLRSMEVDSVTDGTHDFPGWQPKALEAVAPGYLSPAEIPQLRFDRYRFRAGR; from the coding sequence ATGGACCTCGCGAACGTATTGTTGATCGGTGGCAGTGGTTTCGTCGGTGGCTGGATCGCCAGTCGCCTGTCGGAAAGCGGTGTGCGGGTGACGATCCCGACCCGCCATCGCGAGAACACCAAGAAGCTGATCACCTTGCCGACCGTCGAGATGGTCGAGGCCGACGTGCATGAGCCGGCGACGCTCGTGCAGCTGATGCGCGGCCAGGATGCGGTCATCAACCTGGTCGGCATCCTGCACGACGGCGATTCCCGGCTGCCATACGGCAAGGGCTTTGCCGCCGCGCATGTCGAACTGCCGCGCAAGATCGTTGCCGCCATGCCACAGGCGGGCGTGCGGCGATTGCTGCACATGAGTGCCCTGCAGGCGGCGCTGGGAGCACCATCGGAGTACCTGCGCTCGAAGGGCGACGGCGAGATGCTGGTGCGCGCGGCGAAGGAGCAGATCGATGTGACGATCTTTCGTCCGTCGGTGATCTTCGGCCCCGGCGACGCCTTCCTCAACATGTTCGCCAGCCTCGTCAGGCTGTTGCCCGTCCTGCCGCTTGGCGGCGGCAGCGCCCGCTTCCAGCCGGTCTATGTCGGCGACGTCGCGGCGGCCTTCGTCGACAGCCTGGGCGACCGGACGACGATCGGGCGGAGCTACGATCTCTGCGGGCCGAAGGTCTATAGCCTGCGCGAACTGGTCGACTACACGGCACATCTGGTCGGCAGGTCGCCCTGGATCATCGATCTCGGGACCGGTGGCTGGGCTTATCTGCAGGCCGGCGTGATGTGGCTGCTGCCGAAGCCGCCGCTGTCGCCGGACAACTTGCGGTCGATGGAAGTCGACAGCGTCACCGATGGCACGCATGACTTCCCCGGCTGGCAGCCGAAGGCGCTCGAGGCAGTCGCTCCGGGCTATCTGTCGCCGGCGGAGATTCCGCAGCTTCGCTTTGATCGCTACCGTTTCCGCGCCGGCCGCTGA
- a CDS encoding lytic transglycosylase domain-containing protein — translation MNLLSTTLLLLFLLFSPTAVVVKHAAAQSADDQFLAAREAARAGDRARLERLAPALHGYELEPYVDYWLLVPDLKDADPALVRAFLGRYENTYIAEKLRTDWLRQLARKQQWDLFDGEYPRLLQPDQELACYALQGRLARGDAKALDEALPLWLSALEPPDSCYPVFEALIIGKRILADAVWARIRRQFEANKIAAALYTMNYLPPAQTPERKLAQTVADSPLPWLSKLPADFSGNRLQRELAALAVQRVARNEPQVAADQLERIGSSLQSGEKSWAWSQIARQAAQRHMPEALQWYRQAGAVPLSDEVAEWKVRAALRVQDWGSVRSTIESMPPALAAQPAWVYWLGRAYRAGGRTDEANALFGRIAGQPDFYGSLASDELGRPTAPPPKAPPASREELAQVAALPGVQRAQAFFRLNLRSEGVREWNWALRGMSDRELLAASEIALRSGNYDRAIAAADRTRNEHDYSLRYLAPYGDQVRPAARNQALDDAWVYGLMRQESRFISSARSPVGASGLMQLMPATAKWVANKIGLKDFHQGRVNDPETNLLLGTTYMRLVLESLDNHPVLASAAYNAGPGRARRWRAERPLEGAIYAETIPFSETRDYVKKVMNNSIYYAALFDGKPQTLKNRLGVIAPRTGGEVRGEDLP, via the coding sequence ATGAACCTCCTGTCGACGACCCTCCTGCTGCTGTTCCTGCTGTTCTCGCCGACCGCCGTCGTGGTCAAGCATGCCGCGGCACAGTCGGCCGACGACCAGTTCCTGGCCGCCCGGGAAGCGGCGCGGGCTGGCGACCGCGCCCGCCTCGAGCGGTTGGCGCCAGCGCTGCACGGGTACGAACTCGAGCCCTACGTCGACTACTGGCTGCTCGTGCCCGACCTCAAGGACGCCGATCCGGCGCTGGTCAGGGCTTTCCTGGGTCGCTACGAGAACACCTACATCGCCGAGAAACTGCGGACCGACTGGTTGCGGCAGCTCGCCCGCAAGCAGCAGTGGGATCTGTTTGATGGCGAGTATCCGCGCCTGTTGCAGCCTGATCAGGAGCTGGCCTGCTACGCGCTGCAGGGCCGCTTGGCACGCGGCGACGCGAAAGCGCTCGATGAAGCCCTGCCGCTCTGGCTGAGCGCGCTCGAGCCGCCCGATTCGTGTTACCCCGTGTTCGAGGCATTGATCATCGGCAAGCGCATCCTCGCCGATGCGGTCTGGGCGCGCATTCGCCGCCAGTTCGAGGCGAACAAGATCGCTGCCGCCTTGTATACGATGAACTACCTGCCCCCGGCACAGACGCCGGAGAGGAAGCTGGCGCAAACGGTGGCGGATTCGCCGCTGCCCTGGTTGAGCAAGCTGCCCGCTGATTTTTCCGGCAACCGCCTGCAGCGCGAGCTGGCTGCCCTGGCCGTGCAGCGCGTTGCGCGCAACGAGCCGCAGGTGGCCGCCGATCAGCTCGAGCGGATCGGTTCGTCGCTGCAAAGTGGCGAGAAATCCTGGGCGTGGAGCCAGATTGCCCGGCAGGCGGCGCAGCGGCACATGCCGGAGGCGTTGCAGTGGTATCGCCAGGCGGGCGCCGTACCGTTGTCGGATGAGGTTGCCGAATGGAAGGTGCGGGCAGCATTGCGCGTGCAGGACTGGGGCAGCGTGCGCTCGACGATCGAGAGCATGCCGCCGGCGCTGGCGGCTCAGCCGGCGTGGGTCTACTGGCTCGGTCGCGCCTACCGCGCCGGTGGCCGGACCGACGAGGCGAACGCCCTGTTCGGCCGGATCGCCGGGCAGCCGGACTTCTACGGCAGCCTGGCCAGCGACGAACTCGGTCGGCCGACGGCACCACCGCCGAAAGCGCCGCCAGCCAGCCGCGAGGAACTGGCGCAGGTGGCTGCGCTCCCTGGCGTGCAGCGGGCGCAGGCCTTCTTCCGCCTGAATCTGCGTAGCGAGGGGGTGCGCGAATGGAACTGGGCGTTGCGCGGCATGAGCGACCGCGAACTCCTGGCGGCGTCCGAGATCGCCCTGCGCTCGGGCAACTACGACCGGGCCATCGCGGCAGCCGACCGGACGCGCAACGAGCACGACTATTCGCTGCGCTATCTGGCGCCATATGGCGACCAGGTGCGGCCGGCGGCACGCAATCAGGCTCTCGACGATGCCTGGGTGTACGGCCTGATGCGTCAGGAGAGCCGCTTCATCAGCAGTGCACGTTCGCCCGTCGGGGCTTCGGGCCTGATGCAGCTGATGCCGGCCACTGCCAAGTGGGTGGCGAACAAGATCGGTCTGAAGGATTTCCATCAGGGGCGGGTCAACGATCCGGAAACCAACCTGCTGCTCGGCACCACCTACATGCGGCTGGTGCTCGAGAGTCTCGACAATCACCCGGTGCTCGCCTCGGCAGCGTACAACGCCGGGCCGGGACGGGCGCGGCGCTGGCGTGCCGAGCGCCCGCTCGAGGGAGCGATCTACGCCGAAACCATCCCCTTCAGCGAAACCAGGGATTACGTGAAGAAGGTGATGAACAACTCGATCTATTATGCGGCACTGTTTGACGGCAAGCCACAGACGCTGAAGAACCGGCTTGGCGTCATCGCTCCGCGCACGGGGGGCGAGGTCAGGGGCGAAGATTTGCCTTAG
- a CDS encoding 5-formyltetrahydrofolate cyclo-ligase: MPSGFMPGSAAAPAAATADDRRALRRTLLARRRALPAGEWAAYSQRIRALLREALPRLATMRVGFCWPRDNEADLRPLIADWHRQGEPGFMALLPVVLAADSSLAFRAWSPTVAMTTDRYGIPVPASGEPVLPEALLIPLVGFDAAGFRLGYGGGYFDRTLASLRPRPLAIGVGFELSRLDWLHRQLHDQPLDLIVTERGLHRCTATPAGNPAAMKP, from the coding sequence ATGCCCAGCGGCTTCATGCCCGGCAGCGCTGCCGCGCCAGCGGCGGCGACCGCCGACGACCGGCGCGCCCTGCGCCGCACCCTGTTGGCGCGCCGCCGCGCGCTGCCGGCAGGCGAGTGGGCGGCATACTCGCAGCGGATCCGTGCCCTGCTGCGGGAAGCGCTGCCCCGACTCGCCACCATGCGCGTCGGCTTCTGCTGGCCGCGCGACAACGAAGCGGATCTGCGTCCGCTGATCGCAGACTGGCATCGCCAGGGCGAACCAGGTTTCATGGCACTCCTGCCGGTCGTCCTCGCCGCCGACAGCAGCCTCGCCTTTCGCGCCTGGTCACCGACCGTAGCAATGACCACCGACCGCTACGGTATCCCGGTGCCGGCGAGCGGCGAGCCGGTGCTGCCGGAGGCGCTGCTGATCCCGCTCGTCGGCTTCGATGCCGCCGGTTTCCGCCTCGGCTACGGCGGTGGCTACTTCGATCGCACGCTGGCCAGCCTGCGCCCGCGGCCACTGGCGATCGGTGTCGGATTCGAGCTGTCGCGACTCGACTGGCTGCATCGCCAGCTGCACGACCAGCCGCTCGACCTGATCGTCACCGAACGCGGCCTCCATCGCTGCACGGCCACGCCAGCCGGCAACCCCGCCGCCATGAAGCCGTGA
- a CDS encoding HDOD domain-containing protein, translating into MAKELAPELIQKTLQGINIPARPQILVRLDSEMAKDDPDPRIVVRLISSDVVLSAAMLKTVNSPFFGLSRRISSVAQAVSMLGLRMTARIVSGLVLRMTMGGRQSSFERFWDTAEKVACISGYVASTLPRGPRDEAYCFGLFRDIGIPMLLQKFPDYRQTLALADNTVDRPMTVIEEERHATDHATLGYLVARSWLLPEVICEGIRHHHDPSIFDTRDLPNPMALTLIAINALAEHLDDEYVRMRANAGWQLMADRVLVHLGLSEDDYCDLREEVTTLVR; encoded by the coding sequence ATGGCAAAGGAGTTGGCACCGGAACTGATCCAGAAAACGCTGCAGGGGATCAATATCCCCGCGCGACCACAGATACTGGTGCGGCTCGACAGTGAAATGGCCAAGGATGATCCGGATCCCCGGATCGTCGTTCGCCTGATCAGCAGCGATGTGGTTCTGTCTGCCGCCATGCTGAAGACGGTGAATTCGCCGTTCTTTGGTCTGTCGCGCAGGATCAGCTCGGTGGCGCAGGCGGTCAGCATGCTCGGCCTGAGGATGACCGCGCGCATCGTCAGTGGACTCGTGCTGCGCATGACCATGGGTGGCAGGCAGTCGTCGTTCGAGCGCTTCTGGGACACCGCCGAAAAGGTGGCCTGCATCTCCGGTTATGTCGCGTCAACCCTGCCGAGGGGACCGCGCGATGAAGCCTACTGCTTCGGCCTGTTCCGTGATATCGGCATCCCGATGCTGCTGCAGAAGTTCCCCGACTATCGGCAGACCCTCGCCTTGGCCGACAACACGGTTGATCGTCCGATGACGGTGATCGAGGAGGAACGGCATGCCACCGACCATGCGACGCTGGGTTACCTGGTGGCGCGCAGCTGGCTTCTCCCGGAGGTGATCTGCGAGGGAATCCGCCATCACCATGACCCGTCCATCTTCGACACCAGGGATCTCCCCAACCCCATGGCCCTGACGCTGATCGCGATCAACGCGCTCGCCGAGCACCTGGACGACGAGTATGTCCGCATGCGCGCCAATGCCGGCTGGCAGCTGATGGCAGATCGTGTGCTCGTCCATCTCGGTCTGTCCGAGGACGACTACTGTGACCTGCGGGAGGAGGTGACGACGCTGGTGCGGTGA
- a CDS encoding UvrD-helicase domain-containing protein, producing MSDLLAHLNAPQLAAVTLPPQHALILAGAGSGKTRVLTTRIAWLISTGQVGPAGILAVTFTNKAAKEMLTRLAAMLPINTRGMWIGTFHGLCNRLLRAHHREAGLPAQFQILDAADQLAAIKRLLKALAVDDQKYPPRELMHFINAHKEQGVRAAQAEAYDRYTSRRIEWYVEYERQCQREGVVDFAELLLRSYELLQRNEPLRQHYRARFRHILVDEFQDTNRLQYAWLKLLAGHGSTDPQAAAACLFAVGDDDQSIYAFRGAEIGNMRDLQREFGLASVIRLEQNYRSQGNILDAANALIRQNRGRLGKNLWTDAGAGEPIRVYAAFSDTDEARRIVDEIVELVRDGVSRQQIALLYRANAQSRVLEHQLFTAGVPYRVHGGLRFFDRQEIRHALAYLRLIVNPDDDTAFARVVNFPTRGIGTRSTEALQEAAHATQSSLYQAAASLSGKSGSTIARFVRLIEELRGETATLPLPELIEHVIDHSGLRQHYLGERDGQDRLENLDELVNAATVFVSDTATATDENERSDDGGLSSFLAHASLEAGEHQAGDDQEAVQLMTVHSAKGLEFDVVFITGLEQGLFPHENATQERDGIEEERRLMYVAVTRARRRLYLTHAETRLLHGQMRYCLPSLFLDELPAELLQRSSRASGTPRATSTPGGKQQAAGDSGLRIGQSVRHARFGVGVIVASEGAGEQARVQINFGSGGMKWLALSLARLTPA from the coding sequence ATGTCCGACCTGCTTGCCCACCTCAATGCGCCACAACTGGCCGCCGTCACACTGCCGCCGCAGCATGCGCTGATCCTTGCCGGCGCCGGCAGCGGCAAGACGCGCGTGCTGACGACGCGCATCGCCTGGCTGATCTCGACCGGCCAGGTCGGCCCAGCCGGAATCCTCGCCGTCACCTTCACCAACAAGGCAGCGAAGGAGATGCTGACCCGCCTCGCGGCGATGCTGCCGATCAACACGCGCGGCATGTGGATCGGCACCTTCCACGGGCTGTGCAATCGCCTGCTGCGGGCACATCATCGCGAAGCCGGACTGCCGGCGCAATTCCAGATCCTCGATGCCGCCGACCAGCTGGCAGCGATCAAGCGCCTGCTCAAGGCGCTCGCGGTCGATGACCAGAAGTACCCGCCGCGCGAACTGATGCACTTCATCAACGCGCACAAGGAACAGGGAGTCCGCGCGGCGCAGGCGGAAGCCTACGACCGGTACACCAGCCGCCGCATCGAATGGTACGTCGAGTATGAAAGGCAGTGCCAGCGGGAAGGCGTCGTCGACTTCGCCGAACTCCTGCTGCGCTCGTACGAGCTGCTGCAGCGCAACGAGCCACTCCGGCAGCACTACCGGGCACGCTTCCGGCACATCCTGGTCGACGAATTCCAGGATACCAACCGCTTGCAGTACGCCTGGCTGAAACTGCTCGCCGGACACGGCAGCACCGATCCGCAGGCAGCCGCCGCCTGCCTCTTCGCAGTCGGCGACGACGACCAGTCGATCTATGCCTTCCGCGGCGCCGAGATCGGCAACATGCGGGACCTGCAGCGCGAATTTGGGCTGGCCAGCGTGATTCGCCTCGAACAGAACTATCGTTCGCAAGGCAACATCCTGGACGCCGCCAATGCGCTGATCAGGCAGAATCGCGGCCGCCTCGGCAAGAATCTGTGGACGGACGCCGGCGCCGGCGAACCGATACGGGTCTACGCGGCCTTTTCCGACACCGACGAAGCGCGCCGGATCGTCGACGAGATCGTCGAACTGGTGCGCGATGGCGTCTCCCGGCAGCAGATTGCCCTCCTCTACCGCGCGAACGCGCAGTCGCGCGTTCTCGAGCACCAGCTGTTCACCGCCGGCGTCCCCTATCGGGTGCACGGCGGGCTGCGCTTCTTCGACCGCCAGGAGATCCGGCATGCGCTCGCCTACCTGCGCCTGATCGTGAATCCCGATGACGACACGGCCTTCGCCCGCGTCGTCAATTTCCCGACCCGGGGAATCGGCACGCGCAGCACCGAGGCGCTGCAGGAAGCGGCCCACGCCACCCAGTCCAGCCTGTACCAGGCTGCCGCGAGTCTGTCCGGCAAGAGCGGCAGCACGATCGCCCGCTTCGTCCGGCTGATCGAGGAACTGCGCGGCGAAACCGCCACGCTGCCGCTGCCCGAGCTGATCGAACACGTCATCGATCACAGCGGCCTGCGCCAGCACTATCTCGGCGAGCGGGATGGCCAGGACCGGTTGGAAAACCTCGACGAACTGGTCAACGCGGCGACCGTCTTCGTCAGCGATACTGCCACGGCGACCGACGAGAACGAGCGCAGCGATGACGGCGGGCTCTCGTCCTTTCTCGCGCACGCGTCGCTCGAAGCCGGCGAACACCAGGCCGGCGACGACCAGGAAGCCGTGCAACTGATGACCGTGCACTCGGCGAAGGGGCTCGAGTTCGACGTCGTCTTCATCACCGGCCTCGAGCAGGGCCTCTTCCCGCACGAGAACGCCACGCAGGAGCGCGACGGCATCGAGGAGGAGCGTCGGCTGATGTACGTCGCCGTCACCCGTGCGCGCCGCAGGCTCTACCTGACGCATGCCGAGACCCGCCTGCTGCATGGCCAGATGCGCTATTGCCTGCCGTCGCTATTCCTCGATGAACTCCCGGCTGAACTCCTGCAGCGCAGCAGTCGTGCGAGCGGCACCCCGCGCGCGACCAGCACGCCGGGCGGGAAGCAGCAGGCGGCAGGCGACAGCGGCCTGCGCATCGGCCAGAGCGTGCGCCACGCCCGTTTCGGTGTCGGCGTGATCGTCGCCAGCGAAGGCGCCGGCGAGCAGGCACGGGTGCAGATCAACTTCGGCAGCGGCGGCATGAAGTGGCTCGCCCTCAGCCTCGCCCGCCTGACTCCCGCCTGA
- a CDS encoding quinone oxidoreductase family protein, whose product MPFAIRIHRTGGPEVMSWEEVTVGDPQAAEVRVRQRAVGLNYIDIYHRSGLYPLQLPNGLGLEAAGVVEAVGSEVSDFSPGDRVAYAGGPVGAYSQVRCLPADRLLRLPETIDFMPAAAMMLQGLTSAYLLRRTYRVQAGDAVLIHAAAGGVGLLACQWAKFLGATVIGTVSTEAKAAIAAAHGCDHVIDYTREDFPRRVREITAGEGVAVVYDGVGKDTFAGSLDCLRTCGMMVSFGNASGPVPAFDPLLLSQKGSLFLTRPTLMHYTARREDLLALGAELFAVVAAGKLKVEINQTYPLADVVSAHRDLEARRHTGSTVLLP is encoded by the coding sequence ATGCCATTCGCCATTCGCATCCATCGCACCGGGGGCCCCGAAGTCATGTCCTGGGAGGAGGTCACGGTCGGCGATCCGCAAGCCGCTGAAGTACGTGTCCGCCAGCGGGCGGTCGGCCTCAACTACATCGACATCTATCACCGCAGCGGCCTCTACCCCCTGCAACTGCCGAACGGTCTCGGCCTCGAGGCAGCCGGCGTCGTCGAAGCGGTCGGCAGCGAGGTCAGCGACTTCTCGCCCGGCGATCGCGTCGCTTACGCCGGTGGCCCGGTCGGCGCCTACAGCCAGGTCCGCTGCCTGCCCGCCGACCGCCTGCTCAGGCTGCCGGAGACGATCGACTTCATGCCGGCAGCGGCGATGATGCTGCAGGGGCTGACCAGCGCCTACCTGCTGCGCCGCACCTATCGCGTGCAGGCCGGTGATGCCGTACTCATCCATGCCGCAGCCGGCGGCGTCGGCCTGCTTGCCTGCCAATGGGCCAAGTTCCTCGGCGCCACCGTCATCGGCACCGTCTCGACCGAAGCCAAGGCCGCGATCGCTGCCGCCCATGGCTGCGATCACGTGATCGACTACACGCGCGAGGACTTCCCGCGCCGGGTGCGCGAGATCACCGCCGGCGAGGGAGTCGCAGTGGTGTACGACGGCGTCGGCAAGGACACCTTCGCCGGCTCGCTCGACTGCCTGCGAACCTGCGGCATGATGGTCAGCTTCGGCAATGCATCCGGCCCGGTGCCGGCGTTCGACCCGCTGCTGCTGTCACAGAAGGGCTCACTGTTCCTCACCCGACCGACCCTGATGCATTACACGGCGCGGCGCGAAGACCTGCTGGCCCTGGGCGCCGAGCTCTTCGCGGTCGTCGCCGCCGGCAAGCTCAAGGTGGAAATCAACCAGACCTACCCGCTCGCCGACGTCGTCAGCGCCCACCGCGACCTCGAAGCGCGCAGGCACACGGGCTCGACCGTCCTCCTGCCCTGA
- a CDS encoding TAXI family TRAP transporter solute-binding subunit, protein MERLRARLVALRFVLATAWPIILITAIGLVVAYQFVAPEPPRRITISTGSEAGAYHAYAQRYAAILASKGITLDIRTSAGSHENIRRLENGEAEVAFVQGGVVARPTGEDEDEPGPLRSLGSVAYEPVWVFYRGEPRVSKLHQLDGRRIAVGEDGSGIRGLALQLLTANEIKSDSPNLLPLAGLGAAEALQRGEIDAAFIVAAQEAPVVQVMLRSPGLRVVSFSQADAYLRLFPFLSKVILPHGVVSLVRDLPPRDTLLLATTANVIVREDLHPALASLLLQAMTEVNGKSGFFQRAGEFPAYRDRSFALSPEAERFYKSGPPFLQRYLPFWVAVLVERLFVMILPLAMLLLPLLKFAPSIYSWRVRSKIVRCYGDLKLLENELRRNDDPARHVEYAHQLQTIEETASRLKIPLAFSDLLYTLREHINLVRNELGKLAARNHKNENGDDKR, encoded by the coding sequence ATGGAGCGACTGCGCGCACGCCTGGTCGCGCTGCGCTTCGTGCTGGCGACGGCCTGGCCGATCATCCTGATCACCGCCATCGGCCTGGTCGTCGCCTACCAGTTCGTCGCCCCGGAACCGCCGCGGCGGATCACGATCAGCACCGGCAGTGAAGCCGGCGCCTACCATGCCTATGCCCAGCGCTACGCCGCCATTCTGGCCAGCAAGGGGATCACCCTCGACATCAGGACCTCGGCCGGTTCCCACGAGAACATCCGGCGCCTGGAGAACGGCGAAGCCGAGGTCGCCTTCGTCCAGGGCGGCGTGGTCGCCAGGCCGACCGGCGAAGACGAGGACGAACCGGGGCCGCTGCGCTCGCTGGGCAGCGTCGCGTACGAACCAGTGTGGGTGTTCTACCGTGGCGAGCCACGCGTGAGCAAGCTCCATCAACTCGACGGCCGCCGCATCGCCGTCGGCGAGGATGGCAGCGGCATCCGCGGGCTCGCACTGCAACTGCTCACCGCCAACGAAATCAAGAGCGACAGCCCCAACCTGCTGCCGCTGGCCGGGCTGGGCGCAGCCGAGGCCCTGCAGCGCGGGGAGATCGATGCCGCCTTCATCGTCGCCGCCCAGGAGGCGCCCGTCGTACAAGTGATGCTGCGTTCGCCGGGTCTGCGCGTCGTCAGCTTCAGCCAGGCCGATGCCTACCTGCGGCTGTTTCCCTTCCTGTCGAAGGTCATCCTGCCGCACGGTGTCGTCAGCCTCGTCCGCGACCTGCCGCCGCGCGACACGCTCCTGCTGGCGACCACCGCCAACGTCATCGTCCGCGAGGACCTGCACCCGGCGCTGGCCAGCCTGCTGCTGCAGGCGATGACCGAGGTCAACGGCAAGAGCGGCTTCTTCCAGCGGGCCGGCGAATTTCCCGCCTACCGCGATCGCAGCTTCGCACTGTCGCCCGAAGCCGAACGCTTCTACAAGTCTGGACCACCGTTCCTGCAGCGCTACCTGCCCTTCTGGGTGGCGGTGCTGGTCGAGCGCCTGTTCGTCATGATCCTGCCGTTGGCCATGCTGCTGCTGCCACTGCTCAAGTTCGCGCCGTCGATCTACAGCTGGCGCGTCCGTTCGAAGATCGTCCGCTGTTACGGCGACCTCAAGTTGCTCGAGAACGAGCTGCGCCGGAATGACGACCCGGCGCGACACGTCGAGTACGCGCACCAGTTGCAAACGATCGAGGAGACGGCGAGCAGACTCAAGATTCCGCTCGCCTTCAGCGATCTGCTTTACACTTTGCGCGAGCACATCAACCTGGTGCGCAACGAGCTTGGCAAGCTCGCCGCCAGGAACCACAAGAACGAGAACGGAGACGACAAGCGATGA
- a CDS encoding ParA family protein, producing MKSFLIANPKGGSGKSTLAINLAGHLARRGHRVMLGDVDRQQSSREWLQLRPSLLPSIRSWEIEPGKTAKPPKGTTHVILDTPAGLHGKALDTVIKQVNRVLVPVQPSLFDILATRHFLDVLLAEKAVRNEQAFVAVVGMRVDPRTRAAAELERFLARYDLPVLTHLRTTQLYVQTTMHGMTMFDLSASRAAKDLEQWQPIIDWVDNS from the coding sequence ATGAAATCCTTTCTGATTGCCAATCCAAAGGGGGGTTCGGGCAAATCGACGCTGGCGATCAATCTTGCCGGCCATCTCGCACGCAGGGGTCATCGCGTGATGCTCGGCGACGTCGATCGCCAGCAGTCGTCGCGCGAGTGGCTGCAACTGCGACCATCGCTGCTGCCCAGCATTCGCAGTTGGGAGATCGAGCCCGGCAAGACGGCCAAGCCGCCGAAAGGAACGACGCACGTCATTCTCGACACGCCCGCCGGTCTCCACGGCAAGGCACTCGACACGGTCATCAAGCAGGTCAACAGGGTTCTGGTGCCGGTACAGCCTTCGCTCTTCGACATCCTCGCCACCCGCCACTTTCTCGACGTGCTGCTGGCGGAAAAGGCGGTGCGCAACGAACAGGCCTTCGTTGCCGTGGTCGGCATGCGCGTCGATCCACGCACCCGTGCCGCCGCCGAGCTCGAACGCTTTCTCGCCCGCTACGATCTGCCGGTGCTGACCCATCTGCGCACGACGCAGCTCTACGTCCAGACGACGATGCACGGCATGACCATGTTCGACCTGTCGGCATCACGCGCGGCAAAGGACCTCGAGCAGTGGCAGCCGATCATCGACTGGGTCGATAATAGCTGA